The Betta splendens chromosome 7, fBetSpl5.4, whole genome shotgun sequence genome includes a window with the following:
- the LOC114858651 gene encoding kelch-like protein 12 isoform X1, which translates to MCSYSCLPVVEKVFKSFNDSWSTFRSLRDSQGSMAPKDIMTNSHAKSILNAMNSLRKSNTLCDITLRVENADFPVHRIVLAACSDYFCAMFTSELAEKGKSFIDIQGLTASTMEILLDFVYTETVLVTVENVQDLLPAACLLQLKGVKRACCDFLESQLDPSNCLGIRDFAETHNCLDLMQAAELFSQKHFSEVVQHEEFMLLSQTEVEKLIKCDEIQVDSEEPVFEAVLNWVKHNRKEREPFLPDMLEFVRLPLLTPRYITDVIDAEPLIRCSLPCRDLVDEAKKFHLRPELRSEMQGPRTQARLGAKEVLLVIGGFGSQQSPIDIVEKYDPKTQEWSFLPNIARKRRYVATVSLHDRVYVIGGYDGRSRLSSVECLDYTADEDGVWYTVATMNVRRGLAGATTLGDMIYVAGGFDGSRRHTSMERYDPNIDQWSMLGDMQTAREGAGLVVASGLIYCLGGYDGLNILNSVERYDPHTGHWTSVTPMATKRSGAGVALLNDHIYVVGGFDGVSHLDSVEVYNIRTDYWTTVASMTTPRCYVGATVLRGRLYAIAGYDGNSLLSSIECYDPVIDSWEVVTSMATQRCDAGVCVLREK; encoded by the exons ATGTGTAGCTATAGTTGCCTCCCAGTGGTGGAAAAAGTATTCAAATCTTTTAACG ATTCCTGGAGTACTTTCAGATCCTTGAGAGATTCTCAAGGCAGCATGGCTCCCAAAGACATCATGACCAACTCTCATGCCAAATCTATCCTCAATGCAATGAACTCACTTCGTAAGAGCAACACGCTCTGCGATATAACTCTGAGGGTGGAGAACGCAGATTTTCCAGTTCACCGGATTGTCTTAGCGGCCTGTAGTGACTACTTTTGTGCCATGTTCACCAGTGAG CTTGCTGAGAAGGGGAAGTCTTTTATTGACATTCAGGGTCTTACTGCTTCAACTATGGAGATTCTGTTGGACTTTGTCTACACAGAGACTGTGCTTGTCACAGTGGAGAATGTACAagacctcctccctgctgcatGCTTGTTGCAGCTCAAAG GGGTGAAAAGAGCATGTTGTGACTTTTTGGAGAGTCAGCTTGATCCCTCCAACTGTCTGGGTATTCGTGACTTTGCTGAAACTCACAACTGCCTTGACCTGATGCAGGCCGCCGAACTCTTTTCGCAGAAGCATTTCTCCGAGGTGGTTCAGCATGAGGAGTTCATGCTGCTCAGCCAGACAGAAGTTGAAAAGCTTATAAAATGTGATGAAATCCAG GTAGACTCAGAAGAGCCGGTATTTGAGGCTGTATTAAACTGGGTCAAACACAACCGGAAAGAGCGCGAGCCCTTTTTGCCAGACATGCTGGAGTTTGTTCGACTGCCACTGTTGACCCCACGCTATATTACAGACGTAATTGATGCTGAG CCCCTCATCCGATGTAGCCTGCCTTGCCGGGATCTTGTTGATGAGGCGAAGAAATTCCACTTAAGACCGGAGCTGAGGAGTGAGATGCAGGGCCCGCGAACACAAGCCAGATTAG GTGCCAAAGAAGTCCTGTTGGTTATAGGTGGGTTTGGCAGCCAACAATCTCCAATAGACATAGTTGAGAAATATGATCCGAAAACTCAAGAATGGAGCTTTCTTCCT AACATTGCACGTAAAAGGCGCTACGTGGCTACGGTGTCTCTCCACGATCGAGTCTACGTGATTGGAGGCTACGACGGTCGGTCGAGGCTCAGCTCAGTGGAGTGCCTGGACTACACAGCAGACGAGGATGGGGTGTGGTACACAGTCGCCACCATGAATGTGCGGCGTGGCCTTGCAGGAGCCACAACGCTTGGAG ACATGATTTATGTTGCCGGTGGCTTTGATGGCAGTCGTCGACATACCAGTATGGAACGATATGACCCAAACATTGACCAGTGGAGCATGCTGGGAGATATGCAGACAGCCAGAGAGGGGGCTGGTCTGGTGGTGGCAAGTGGACTTATATACTGTCTGG gtgGGTATGATGGCCTAAATATCCTGAATTCAGTGGAGAGGTATGATCCACACACCGGTCACTGGACAAGTGTTACACCCATGGCCACCAAGCGATCAG GGGCTGGTGTTGCTTTACTCAACGACCACATCTATGTGGTGGGAGGCTTTGATGGCGTTTCACACCTCGACTCTGTTGAAGTCTACAACATCAGAACAGACTATTGGACCACTGTAGCCAGTATGACAACTCCAAGGTGTTATGTAGGAGCAACTGTTCTCCGAGGACGTCTCTACGCCATCGCTGG
- the LOC114858651 gene encoding kelch-like protein 12 isoform X2: MAPKDIMTNSHAKSILNAMNSLRKSNTLCDITLRVENADFPVHRIVLAACSDYFCAMFTSELAEKGKSFIDIQGLTASTMEILLDFVYTETVLVTVENVQDLLPAACLLQLKGVKRACCDFLESQLDPSNCLGIRDFAETHNCLDLMQAAELFSQKHFSEVVQHEEFMLLSQTEVEKLIKCDEIQVDSEEPVFEAVLNWVKHNRKEREPFLPDMLEFVRLPLLTPRYITDVIDAEPLIRCSLPCRDLVDEAKKFHLRPELRSEMQGPRTQARLGAKEVLLVIGGFGSQQSPIDIVEKYDPKTQEWSFLPNIARKRRYVATVSLHDRVYVIGGYDGRSRLSSVECLDYTADEDGVWYTVATMNVRRGLAGATTLGDMIYVAGGFDGSRRHTSMERYDPNIDQWSMLGDMQTAREGAGLVVASGLIYCLGGYDGLNILNSVERYDPHTGHWTSVTPMATKRSGAGVALLNDHIYVVGGFDGVSHLDSVEVYNIRTDYWTTVASMTTPRCYVGATVLRGRLYAIAGYDGNSLLSSIECYDPVIDSWEVVTSMATQRCDAGVCVLREK; this comes from the exons ATGGCTCCCAAAGACATCATGACCAACTCTCATGCCAAATCTATCCTCAATGCAATGAACTCACTTCGTAAGAGCAACACGCTCTGCGATATAACTCTGAGGGTGGAGAACGCAGATTTTCCAGTTCACCGGATTGTCTTAGCGGCCTGTAGTGACTACTTTTGTGCCATGTTCACCAGTGAG CTTGCTGAGAAGGGGAAGTCTTTTATTGACATTCAGGGTCTTACTGCTTCAACTATGGAGATTCTGTTGGACTTTGTCTACACAGAGACTGTGCTTGTCACAGTGGAGAATGTACAagacctcctccctgctgcatGCTTGTTGCAGCTCAAAG GGGTGAAAAGAGCATGTTGTGACTTTTTGGAGAGTCAGCTTGATCCCTCCAACTGTCTGGGTATTCGTGACTTTGCTGAAACTCACAACTGCCTTGACCTGATGCAGGCCGCCGAACTCTTTTCGCAGAAGCATTTCTCCGAGGTGGTTCAGCATGAGGAGTTCATGCTGCTCAGCCAGACAGAAGTTGAAAAGCTTATAAAATGTGATGAAATCCAG GTAGACTCAGAAGAGCCGGTATTTGAGGCTGTATTAAACTGGGTCAAACACAACCGGAAAGAGCGCGAGCCCTTTTTGCCAGACATGCTGGAGTTTGTTCGACTGCCACTGTTGACCCCACGCTATATTACAGACGTAATTGATGCTGAG CCCCTCATCCGATGTAGCCTGCCTTGCCGGGATCTTGTTGATGAGGCGAAGAAATTCCACTTAAGACCGGAGCTGAGGAGTGAGATGCAGGGCCCGCGAACACAAGCCAGATTAG GTGCCAAAGAAGTCCTGTTGGTTATAGGTGGGTTTGGCAGCCAACAATCTCCAATAGACATAGTTGAGAAATATGATCCGAAAACTCAAGAATGGAGCTTTCTTCCT AACATTGCACGTAAAAGGCGCTACGTGGCTACGGTGTCTCTCCACGATCGAGTCTACGTGATTGGAGGCTACGACGGTCGGTCGAGGCTCAGCTCAGTGGAGTGCCTGGACTACACAGCAGACGAGGATGGGGTGTGGTACACAGTCGCCACCATGAATGTGCGGCGTGGCCTTGCAGGAGCCACAACGCTTGGAG ACATGATTTATGTTGCCGGTGGCTTTGATGGCAGTCGTCGACATACCAGTATGGAACGATATGACCCAAACATTGACCAGTGGAGCATGCTGGGAGATATGCAGACAGCCAGAGAGGGGGCTGGTCTGGTGGTGGCAAGTGGACTTATATACTGTCTGG gtgGGTATGATGGCCTAAATATCCTGAATTCAGTGGAGAGGTATGATCCACACACCGGTCACTGGACAAGTGTTACACCCATGGCCACCAAGCGATCAG GGGCTGGTGTTGCTTTACTCAACGACCACATCTATGTGGTGGGAGGCTTTGATGGCGTTTCACACCTCGACTCTGTTGAAGTCTACAACATCAGAACAGACTATTGGACCACTGTAGCCAGTATGACAACTCCAAGGTGTTATGTAGGAGCAACTGTTCTCCGAGGACGTCTCTACGCCATCGCTGG